A single region of the Bacteroides luhongzhouii genome encodes:
- a CDS encoding sensor histidine kinase → MKTSITSLLMIFCLSILTYAQTPQDRATELKNQAQSSLNQKDYIKARYLFKKAYEAFATRENYPQAIECGVQANALYVRENFYKEGFELCRDMDQLIWAGEQNQKKVFYDLRFLVNKERLQMYTALKNPAQAKTQLDKLEETANLAKNDSLTEVLLYTKANYYYTFNQNTQGDACFRKLINQYKEKKDYAKVSDCYKNLIGIARKANNARLMERTYESYIVWTDSVKALTAQDELNVLKRKYDESQLTIQEKDDTLSAKQYIIIGLCVLVVILIAGLTILAAILLKFIAGNRKLKKSVKIANEHNELKTQFIQNISSQMEPTLNTLATSANELLQKAPQEAGQMQSQVAALKKFSDDIQELSSLENSLTELYELGEINVGTFCENVMDKVKEHIKTDVTPSVNAPKLQVKTNKEQLERILLYLLKNAAFYTEQGRISLEFKKRGAHTHQFIVTDTGTGIPAEQQENIFKPFTEVKDLTTGDGLGLPICSLIAAKMNGRLTLDTGYTKGTRFILELHV, encoded by the coding sequence ATGAAAACATCAATAACAAGTCTTTTAATGATATTTTGTTTGAGCATATTAACTTATGCGCAAACTCCCCAAGACAGAGCCACAGAACTAAAAAACCAAGCACAAAGTAGTCTCAATCAAAAAGATTACATCAAAGCGCGTTACTTATTCAAAAAAGCATACGAAGCATTTGCAACCCGCGAAAACTATCCACAGGCAATAGAATGTGGTGTTCAGGCTAATGCTTTATACGTCAGAGAGAACTTTTACAAAGAAGGATTCGAACTTTGTCGTGACATGGACCAACTTATATGGGCCGGAGAGCAAAATCAGAAGAAAGTCTTTTATGACCTCCGCTTCCTCGTGAACAAAGAACGGTTGCAGATGTACACAGCACTTAAAAATCCAGCTCAGGCAAAAACACAGCTGGATAAATTGGAAGAGACCGCTAACCTTGCCAAGAATGACTCATTAACAGAGGTTTTACTGTATACAAAAGCCAACTATTACTATACATTTAATCAAAACACACAAGGCGATGCCTGTTTCCGCAAACTGATTAATCAATATAAGGAAAAGAAAGATTATGCCAAAGTGAGTGATTGCTACAAGAACCTTATCGGAATTGCCCGTAAAGCCAATAATGCCCGTTTAATGGAACGCACCTATGAAAGTTACATCGTTTGGACAGACTCCGTGAAAGCGCTGACAGCTCAAGACGAACTGAATGTACTGAAAAGGAAATATGACGAAAGCCAACTGACCATACAAGAAAAAGACGATACGCTATCAGCCAAACAATACATCATTATAGGTCTGTGTGTTCTTGTAGTCATTCTCATAGCCGGACTGACAATACTGGCCGCCATATTACTGAAATTTATCGCTGGCAACCGCAAATTAAAGAAAAGTGTGAAGATTGCCAATGAACATAATGAATTAAAAACCCAATTCATACAGAACATATCTTCACAGATGGAGCCGACTTTGAATACGTTGGCTACTTCAGCGAATGAACTTTTACAGAAAGCTCCTCAAGAAGCGGGACAAATGCAGAGCCAAGTTGCTGCTCTAAAGAAATTCAGCGATGATATCCAGGAACTGTCTTCATTAGAGAATTCATTAACTGAACTCTATGAATTAGGTGAAATCAACGTAGGTACTTTCTGCGAAAATGTAATGGATAAGGTTAAGGAGCATATTAAAACAGATGTTACTCCTTCAGTCAACGCTCCCAAACTTCAAGTAAAGACAAACAAGGAACAACTGGAACGTATCCTTCTCTATTTACTGAAAAATGCAGCCTTCTACACCGAACAAGGACGTATCAGCCTTGAGTTCAAGAAACGTGGTGCACATACTCATCAGTTTATCGTGACGGATACGGGAACTGGTATTCCAGCAGAGCAACAGGAAAATATCTTCAAGCCTTTCACGGAAGTGAAAGACCTCACTACAGGAGATGGACTAGGACTACCAATCTGTTCACTAATCGCCGCAAAAATGAATGGTAGACTGACGCTAGATACAGGCTATACCAAAGGAACCCGTTTCATACTGGAACTTCACGTCTAA
- a CDS encoding YifB family Mg chelatase-like AAA ATPase, with product MLIKVFGAAVQGIDATLITIEVNSSRGCMFYLVGLPDSAVKESHQRIISALLVNGYKMPTSNIVVNMAPADIRKEGSAYDLPLAIGLLGASETISSEKFSRYLLMGELSLDGSIQPIKGALPIAIKAREDGFEGLIIPQQNAREAAVVNQLKVYGVSNIKEVVEFFNNERELEPTVVNTREEFYQQQTNCDLDFADVKGQENVKRALEVAAAGGHNLIMVGAPGSGKSMMAKRLPSILPPLSLGESLETTKIHSVAGQLKRGSSLISQRPFRDPHHTISQVAMVGGGSFPQPGEISLAHNGVLFLDELPEFNRGVLEVLRQPLEDRQITISRIKSTISYPANLMLIASMNPCPCGYYNHPTKACVCSPGQVQKYLNKISGPLLDRIDIQIEIVPVPFDKISDQRQGESSNIIRLRVIKARQMQEKRYTEYTGIYCNAQMNSKLLAMYAQPDAKGLALLKNAMERLNLSARAYDRILKVARTIADLEGTEQILPNHLAEAISYRNLDRENWAG from the coding sequence GTGTTAATTAAAGTATTCGGAGCGGCTGTTCAAGGAATTGATGCAACACTCATCACAATCGAAGTCAACAGCTCGCGCGGCTGTATGTTCTATCTCGTCGGCCTTCCGGATTCTGCGGTCAAAGAAAGCCATCAACGTATTATCTCCGCATTGCTGGTGAATGGTTATAAAATGCCCACAAGCAATATAGTAGTCAACATGGCACCAGCCGACATCCGAAAAGAGGGTTCAGCTTATGACTTACCTCTTGCCATCGGATTACTAGGGGCTAGCGAAACAATCTCCTCCGAGAAGTTTTCCCGCTATTTGCTAATGGGCGAACTAAGCCTGGACGGAAGTATACAACCTATCAAAGGTGCGCTTCCCATTGCTATCAAAGCGCGCGAAGATGGTTTCGAAGGGCTAATCATCCCCCAACAAAATGCACGGGAAGCTGCCGTTGTCAATCAATTAAAAGTATACGGAGTCAGTAATATCAAAGAGGTCGTCGAATTCTTTAATAATGAACGCGAATTAGAGCCGACTGTTGTTAATACACGGGAAGAATTCTATCAACAACAGACCAACTGTGACTTGGATTTTGCAGACGTAAAAGGACAAGAGAATGTAAAAAGGGCACTAGAAGTTGCAGCCGCCGGAGGACATAATTTAATAATGGTAGGCGCCCCGGGGAGCGGTAAATCGATGATGGCCAAACGCCTTCCTTCCATTCTTCCTCCTCTTTCGCTGGGTGAAAGTTTGGAAACCACCAAGATCCATTCAGTTGCCGGACAATTGAAACGCGGGTCCTCATTGATTTCCCAGCGTCCATTCCGTGACCCACACCACACAATTTCCCAAGTGGCGATGGTTGGCGGAGGTAGTTTTCCACAACCCGGAGAAATCAGTCTGGCACATAATGGGGTACTTTTTTTAGATGAATTACCAGAATTCAACCGAGGAGTGCTGGAAGTATTGCGTCAACCATTGGAAGACCGTCAAATCACAATTTCCCGCATCAAAAGCACTATCAGCTATCCGGCCAATCTGATGCTGATCGCATCCATGAACCCATGTCCCTGCGGATATTACAACCATCCGACAAAAGCATGCGTATGCAGCCCCGGACAGGTCCAAAAGTACTTGAATAAGATATCCGGTCCATTATTAGATCGCATCGACATTCAGATAGAGATCGTTCCTGTACCCTTTGATAAGATTTCCGATCAAAGACAGGGAGAATCGAGCAATATCATCAGACTACGAGTGATAAAAGCCCGTCAAATGCAGGAAAAACGATACACCGAATATACCGGAATTTATTGCAATGCACAAATGAACAGCAAACTGCTTGCAATGTATGCTCAACCGGATGCAAAAGGACTCGCATTGCTAAAAAATGCTATGGAACGGCTCAACTTGTCTGCCCGAGCCTATGACCGGATTTTAAAAGTTGCCCGTACAATCGCTGATTTGGAAGGAACAGAGCAAATACTCCCCAACCATCTGGCAGAGGCTATCAGCTATCGAAATCTCGACAGAGAGAACTGGGCAGGATAA